A part of Salmo salar chromosome ssa18, Ssal_v3.1, whole genome shotgun sequence genomic DNA contains:
- the LOC106589166 gene encoding inhibitory synaptic factor 2A, translated as MVSKAEGGKSMLTNSESDSEVAPTPSPSASLALEVKYSFLDTSSRSQQQVRKRNKALQVRFKDICEAQNEQREAALQMAGKGGKPVSYKVCNQPSFWFGNIYYSIIVL; from the exons ATGGTGAGCAAGGCGGAGGGTGGCAAAAGCATGCTCACCAACTCCGAGTCAGACTCAGAGGTGGCGCCCACCCCCTCCCCTTCCGCCTCGCTGGCCCTGGAGGTCAAATACTCCTTCCTGGACACCAGCAGCAGGTCAcagcagcag GTGAGGAAGAGGAACAAGGCCCTCCAGGTGAGATTCAAGGACATCTGCGAGGCGCAGAACGAGCAGAGAGAGGCCGCTCTACAGATGGCTGGGAAGGGGGGCAAGCCAGTCTCATACAAGGTCTGTAACCAACCCTCCTTTTGGTTTGGGAACATATATTACAGTATTATTGTACTATGA